One region of Armigeres subalbatus isolate Guangzhou_Male chromosome 3, GZ_Asu_2, whole genome shotgun sequence genomic DNA includes:
- the LOC134228052 gene encoding uncharacterized protein LOC134228052, which yields MKKKSSKKQKAPKISPEEQLAIIQHEAEEKWKTEQLELAEKSNVELKEYNQRRVILVDTNKFFRKLEKAAAETYRQKTRDQEWEHYVSCKRTPDPADAAELREFLYHWNYELEQQAKDFVSWTLNVNERSVLTQDEADPDETWKCRFDKYKDIGSSYLPGIRNALEMLALIEDSALKSFSQKEVIKVRDEIRMKISHVLDEITMRVGGNIWRDMIPMDPITAEFMFTSDIINFYHWSFQHVPLPPEYHYLVKSIEMKSVPMTFQKPPSFDLKDCSMRGMWTQFDHYSDLDPTYRCPISETIPDLIASQEIEWADRAQLKEQKLQEMKSARRLYEEEKKKKELEELEAAKAGSANKTSKKSGNTKTAKKKKNKAKEKATTNALEAPPPIITETTSVDIDELYIIQEQQNYERKMELIGPKSMDLDNDYVNLRRYTMNGGIFSINYFNKLPQPSEIRCDFIYSTLPEGLKLMEKTFTSQESSELIILKVKLPEQYFWWHSPIVCFWEVWEQSSEFQSLSEELQNFHLNYDEIMEEKSKQFFSASKIQRPILKPTVIPDFPITDIPLDVKIHFLIKDHILPRLPQRFKFHAEMHKQFSLIQSLFMQNQRLKIEEQLNDLLSKKFQKLLTEGYSIGELEQRFRVPSLSDVPVGKDSMASLVGASLSSEIQTPIEPMLEELIEAQYAPAYLFPPCRKIPFLVITEKYKLEPVDLELDEMAQEILESVISEDDFSSESVYKLFSTFIKFLDRLRELEQPIFPEVIEPDETEEDFEIHQINKPRIISRDSTHRHASWIDLPGARTSRRLSSFSMVGTSRPLSRNSVQITRKKRKRRKSTTLQSTSDVSTEDERELKATDPVELTKLPHSPGRWSTKLVHKQEYDPISRTVTIWTERLGVFGFAMEKYYNLPFKGWDLRRVGKISDLTTRVTLYCVGMQLNINVTKSGYALEFQANPQDITPPSQELSLDELVKYLIGINVNIFPDVDAPFYVSGMTTPKHESMENHSLKCMSAFCLTHNFSNCFWNQYAPFREVLFQSRQVIEGCPEQQLVTVLASPLKAAMVRVEEMCSPLDEVILAYHPTPENQSYYPDVYSLLKDNLEDPSRKLFMKTPAMLQWNVAQIIQKLHLFSYS from the exons atgaagaaaaaatcatcaaag AAACAAAAGGCTCCAAAAATATCCCCGGAAGAACAGCT TGCGATTATTCAGCATGaagcagaagaaaaatggaaaactgaaCAACTAGAATTGGCCGAGAAAAGCAACGTTGAACTAAAAGAATACAACCAACGACGCGTTATTCTAGTTGATACGAACAAGTTTTTCAGaa AACTTGAAAAAGCCGCGGCCGAAACATACCGCCAAAAGACTAGAGATCAAGAATGGGAGCATTATGTTAGCTGTAAGAGAACTCCCGACCCCGCTGATGCTGCCGAGCTGAGAGAATTTCTTTACCATTGGAATTATGAGCTGGAACAGCAGGCAAAAGATTTCGTAAGCTGGACGCTTAACGTGAACGAACGAAGCGTTCTGACTCAGGATGAAGCCGACCCCGACGAAACGTGGAAATGCCGTTTCGATAAATATAAAGATATTGGATCGTCATATCTTCCTGGAATTCGGAATGCGCTCGAAATGCTCGCTCTTATCGAAGATTCGGCCCTGAAAAGCTTCTCGCAGAAGGAAGTCATCAAGGTGCGGGATGAGATACGGATGAAAATTTCGCATGTACTGGATGAAATAACGATGCGAGTGGGAGGCAATATATGGCGCGATATGAT ACCAATGGATCCGATTACGGCAGAATTCATGTTCACGTCGGATATCATTAATTTTTACCACTGGAGCTTCCAGCATGTTCCGTTGCCTCCGGAATA CCACTACTTGGTAAAATCGATCGAAATGAAGTCCGTTCCAATGACATTTCAGAAACCCCCATCTTTCGACTTGAAGGACTGTTCAATGCGTGGCATGTGGACCCAGTTCGATCACTATTCCGATTTAGATCCAACGTATCGGTGTCCGATTTCGGAAACCATTCCCGATTTGATTGCGTCCCAGGAAATAGAGTGGGCAGATAGGGCCCAGTTGAAAGAGCAAAAGTTGCAAGAAATGAAGTCGGCCAGGAGGCTATATGAGgaagagaagaaaaagaaagaactcGAAGAGTTGGAAGCAGCCAAAG CTGGAAGTGCAAATAAAACATCTAAAAAGTCCGGAAACACAAAGACTgctaagaaaaagaaaaataaagcaAAAGAAAAGGCCACTACAAACGCACTAGAAGCTCCACCTCCTATAATAACTGAAACAACATCTGTCGATATTGACGAATTATACATAATTCAAGAACAGCAAAATTATGAGCGAAAAATGGAGCTTATTGGTCCAAAATCGATGGATTTAGATAATGATTACGTAAACCTTAGACGCTACACCATGAATGGGGGAATATTTTCCATCAATTATTTTAACAAGCTTCCTCAACCGTCAGAGATCAGATGTGATTTCATATACTCCACTTTACCAGAAGGTCTCAAGCTAATGGAGAAGACATTTACAAGccaggagtcttccgagcttaTAATACTCAAAGTTAAACTTCCTGAGCAGTACTTCTGGTGGCACAGCCCGATTGTATGCTTTTGGGAGGTGTGGGAACAGAGCAGTGAGTTTCAATCGTTGAGTGaagaattacaaaattttcatttgaacTATGACGAAATAATGGAGGAGAAATCTAAACAATTCTTCAGTgcttcaaaaattcaaagacCAATACTGAAGCCAACGGTTATTCCGGATTTTCCTATTACTGACATTCCGCTGGATGTAAAAATCCACTTTTTGATTAAAGATCACATACTGCCGAGACTACCTCAACGATTCAAATTTCACGCAGAAATGCACAAACAGTTTTCATTAATACAAAGTCTGTTCATGCAAAATCAGCGACTGAAAATCGAGGAACAGCTGAACGATTTGCTGAGTAAAAAGTTTCAGAAGCTATTGACAGAAGGATATAGCATTGGTGAACTTGAGCAACGCTTCAGAGTACCAAGTCTCTCTGATGTTCCTGTTGGAAAAGATAGCATGGCTTCGTTGGTTGGTGCTTCATTGAGCTCGGAAATACAAACGCCAATCGAACCGATGCTGGAAGAGCTAATTGAAGCGCAATATGCACCTGCTTATTTGTTTCCACCATGTCGAAAAATACCGTTTTTGGTTATAACTGAAAAATATAAATTGGAACCTGTTGATTTAGAACTTGACGAAATGGCCCAAGAAATTCTGGAAAGTGTTATTTCGGAAGATGATTTCAGCTCCGAATCTGTTTACAAATTATTCTCTACATTTATAAAATTCCTCGACCGGTTACGTGAGCTGGAGCAACCCATTTTTCCTGAAGTTATTGAGCCTGATGAAACCGAAGAAGATTTTGAAATACACCAAATAAACAAACCAAGAATTATTTCTAGAGATTCCACTCATCGTCATGCATCATGGATCGATCTGCCAGGTGCAAGAACTTCGAGAAGGTtatcttctttttcaatggtAGGAACTTCACGACCGCTGTCCAGAAACTCTGTGCAGATAACGAGGAAGAAACGGAAACGGCGTAAATCAACAACTCTTCAAAGCACTTCTGACGTGTCAACGGAAGACGAACGTGAACTGAAAGCAACTGATCCAGTGGAACTCACAAAACTGCCTCATTCGCCGGGACGTTGGTCTACCAAATTAGTACATAAGCAGGAATATGATCCTATTTCAAGAACTGTCACCATCTGGACAGAAAGGCTTGGAGTTTTCGGGTTTGCCATGGAGAAGTATTATAACTTACCATTCAAAGGATGGGACTTAAGAAGAGTTGGGAAAAT ATCTGATTTAACAACAAGAGTAACTCTATATTGCGTCGGTATGCAGTTGAACATAAACGTTACGAAGTCCGGGTACGCACTTGAATTCCAAGCAAATCCACAAGACATAACTCCACCTTCGCAAGAACTTTCCTTAGACGAACTTGTCAAGTATTTGATCGGAATCAACGTAAATATTTTTCCCGACGTGGACGCACCATTCTATGTCTCGGGTATGACCACCCCAAAGCACGAATCTATGGAAAATCACAGCTTGAAGTGCATGTCTGCCTTCTGTTTAACTCACAACTTTTCGAACTGTTTCTGGAACCAATATGCACCCTTCAGGGAAGTCCTGTTTCAGAGCCGCCAAGTGATCGAGGGTTGCCCTGAGCAGCAGCTCGTAACCGTCTTGGCGAGTCCTTTGAAAGCAGCTATGGTGAGGGTGGAGGAGATGTGCTCCCCATTGGATGAAGTTATTTTGGCGTATCACCCTACACCCGAAAATCAATCG TATTATCCCGATGTGTACAGTCTGCTGAAAGACAATCTAGAGGATCCATCACGAAAACTGTTTATGAAAACTCCTGCTATGCTGCAGTGGAATGTTGCACAAATTATACAAAAACTTCATCTGTTTAGCTATAGTTAA